One genomic window of Polyangium aurulentum includes the following:
- a CDS encoding tetratricopeptide repeat protein, producing the protein MMVCAACLDRLEVQEAYEYRSRDIDDELVTNERYDEALACLDAFLEANRHRDHDKWVARSIARDRAAILFDAGRYAEAEKACEAWAQLGFRDVHDRWMHGFEKSLTLDALGRPREALAALEDALGHRDPKYLPSAMLLLSALAEISEKLGQPVDPKWRSLAEALAKRHRTELPAADSLGKAILELDEITRGKQPKFPDEWKKDELEADEP; encoded by the coding sequence ATGATGGTCTGTGCAGCCTGCCTCGACCGGCTGGAGGTGCAAGAGGCGTACGAGTACAGATCCAGGGATATCGACGACGAACTGGTGACGAATGAGCGATACGACGAGGCGCTTGCCTGCCTGGACGCGTTCCTGGAAGCGAACCGCCATCGCGATCACGACAAATGGGTGGCGCGAAGCATCGCCAGGGATCGGGCAGCGATCCTCTTCGACGCCGGCCGATATGCCGAAGCAGAGAAGGCGTGTGAAGCCTGGGCGCAGCTTGGATTCCGGGACGTTCACGATCGATGGATGCACGGCTTCGAAAAATCCCTGACCCTGGACGCGCTGGGGCGGCCCCGGGAAGCGCTGGCGGCCCTCGAAGATGCGCTCGGCCATCGAGATCCCAAGTACCTACCTTCTGCGATGCTCCTGCTCAGCGCCTTGGCCGAGATATCAGAAAAGTTGGGGCAGCCCGTCGACCCGAAGTGGCGAAGCCTCGCCGAAGCGTTGGCAAAACGTCATCGCACCGAGCTGCCGGCCGCTGATTCGCTCGGGAAAGCGATCCTCGAACTCGACGAGATCACCCGAGGGAAGCAGCCCAAGTTCCCGGATGAATGGAAGAAGGACGAGCTCGAGGCCGACGAACCGTGA